A stretch of DNA from Ciona intestinalis chromosome 8, KH, whole genome shotgun sequence:
CCGTAGTGTACAGCTCCCTATGTGTGTGCACGCTTTTGTCAGTGTGGGTGCAAAAAACGCCTCAATTGCTCAAATTACACTTTAGAAAAGTAAGGTACATGGTAGTGAAAAATTACAAGCAgcgaaaaaagtttaaaaaaaaatatctttttataaaCGGCAATCAAGTTTGCTGACGTGTCGATCTTCTATTGGTAGCTATCCATGCGACTGAAGAGACGGgttctctgtgacgtcacagtggcACTGCTAATCACTTCAATCcatctaaaaatattaaaaatacttttcaaaacttttctaaaaatatttcttcattttttttttattgcttaatTTGAACATcgatgttataacgaatggcgttgcctgccatgcaagaatacacactttttatttattcattcactcatttatttactattttatttatttattcaaccatttatttattcattcatatatttactcttttaatcatttttttttttgcttttttagagagaatttttttgctttattagGAGTTaggacaccaatgttatatcGTTTGGCGTTGCccgccacacaagaataaataggttttatttattcaatttatttattaatgcaTTCGTCACCTGTTGTAAGTATATTGACTTTCAGCCCTGAAGAAATACACGTGGGTTTTAAACTTGAGTTTGAAAACGAAATCTTTCCGTATTCCATCGGCTTCAGTTGGTGAATTGATGGTGTAACCGAGCAGTGGAAGGCTTGCTAGTGGTGATTCATCCTATAGTGGAAAttcaatgtttaataaaaaagtgttcGTGTAGTATTAGAGGCAAAAttagtattatatatagtagggtgggggaagatggaaaacTTTATTATTCTACTTTCTCATCCCATCtgtgtagtaaacaaagaacattccaagaattataaaactgtatcctcatgagtcccatagactgttgttaattgtttaaaacacgatcaagacatttagaaattatgtgctaaaggtgtatcttgatttttgaatattgtgtaaattaaatattctttttaccGGGAACCTGGGATTGAGGCCAGCGTTGGACTATTGCACAAAGACCAAAAAGTGTCATACATCAACAACTGgactgttattttaataaaatactgtaCCAGCCATCAAACTGTTTACCTGGTTTGACTTGTAGAAGAATAGACAGAAATTGGTGAAAACAACCCACAACTTTTGCCAACCGTTTGAATTCTTGAATTTTCTCAACAAATATCCACTTAGTTGATTCTGTTGGAAAAAAGATCGAactttcttgtttatttttgttatgtaGTCCATATAAATTGTAACATGTAAAGCccatgtaaaatatttagctttttatgtaaaaaacgttttaaacaaaaaatttttttcaaaacaaacttggttaaaaaacttttttataaacattgtttaaaaacttagtttgaaaattaaaactgttttttaaaaaaaggaaaaatcgTAAAAGTTTCACCCACCTTTAGCGAGACCAGGTGATCCGACGAGCTGACACTTGTGTTGCGATGCCAACAGACATGCATAGTGGCGTTGGATCGATGCTGCATCGGGGGTTTCAATCTTTCCATCGAGTTACGAACCGAGCCCTCGCCATCTTCCGAGGATTGCTCCATGGAGAGGCGACTCAGAGATCCTGGAAAGAAGTCGATAATTTAATGATgatcttttatttgttttaaggACATAGGCGTTGCGTTAATCATTAGGGGTAGAGTCActccaaattttaaaataaatcacccTATCTCTCAACACCAcagttttaaacctaaaacagcttttacttTGCTGTCAGGTAGCTAAACAACAAGCAGAGCTAAAGCAAAGTATATTTGCACTCACTActttaatcaaaaataataaaaaattaatcactttATTCCACCAAAATTTAATCACTTTATCACATCAGTCATTTGATGAAATGTCTAGTAATCCCACCTGCAGCATTGTTAAGGGGCGACTCATACATTTCCATTTCTCTCCCAGCTCGTGCAATGGCGACACTGAAGTCCTCCAGCCATTTATCCATCTCTTCCTGCGTTGCTGCGGCAACGATGACCGTCTTGGAAGCGGAGAGAATACTGAAACAATTCGGAACCGCGCTCTCGCCTTCATTTACCTCAATCTAgagaaaaattaaatcttGTAAGTAATTTTTGGTGGTTGACTTCAGCTCAGAAAATAagatttgtaaactttttagtttttggaaaaatagtagtattttaaatagggtaaaatgtaattattcagatatgaattattttttgtacagtatattttggcctaaaataaaaaatatatttgttgtgtgttttttttttcctaaaaaaaaagaGATAACAATCCCTTGAATCAAATCCTTCACCCAAGgagttaaaatacatttgtaaaCAGAAGTGTTGGAGTTATGAACCTAATCTGACAAAAACCCTATGCCCTCAAGGGCCTTGTTTCAAATCTACCACTTACGATCATTCCTTGCAAAGGAAGTTCAGCATggaccttgaattggttggtAGAAGTGACCCCTTTGCTTGTATATACAAGGCAGTCagagaagaggaagaagagtCTTTGTTGGAATCCTTTCCGCGATAATTTGTATAAACTTCCCTCTCTAATAAAAGTCTGAAGAAAAACCAATGATAAGAATTTCAACTATgctttaaaattcaataaagataaagttttagtttaattcaAAACTGGTCAAGTTTTTTTACGAACAGCCACCCACAGGTTATAGTTACTCCTGTAAAACAGAAATCACAAAACTCCTTTtttttgtcccgattcttATCCTGCGGGATTCgtttttatccaaaaaacGTCCAACATGTGCACACTTGTCAAATTTATGCTATGATTCAACCACAGCTCATACCCGGTTAGGTTTCAACAAATGTTCCACGCCAATCAAGTCACGTCTCAACTGCGCCATCTTCTGGAGGTTGTGAGCTCGCTTGAGACGCTCCTGGGTGGCAGTACAGAGCACACATGCTTCCTTGTAAGCTGATTGTAGATCAGGATGTTGCTGTAATGTTGATTCAGCCTCATAGTAGTTCATTAAGCCtggaaaaatgtaaaaaattgataaagtaaatacaaaagttaaacataacaaggcatcgtttttaaacaaacacagttattctttttattcaataaatcaataaataatataaaatataaacataaataaactcaaaataaattttggatctaaaaaatttaaaaaaaaaaaaataaaaaaatatagaaaaaaacaacttatacTACATTTCATTTCTCATTCGagtttaaaaaagtgaataaacaataaaaataactcaCGCTCAGTAATCAACTTGTAGTGTGCGATTCTCTGCATAGGTTTGAGTAGGAAAGAGTTGAACGGCAGGTAGCAAACTTTCTGTAGTTCAAACTCCCGGTACAGAGATTCAAACTTTGGTTCTGCGTCTCCAACTTCTTCAATTGCTGTGATGAGCGATTCACCATTCTCAAGCGAAGCAAGATATTTCTGTGTGTATGGGTGgcttgaataaaaaaacatttttgaggggaatataaaaattgtacagtactgtgggggagaATGGGACAAAGTGAGAAAGGATATTTCTGTGTACATGGAtggtaagaaaatattttacgaaaaattattttttaacagtaaaatatattttaaccataaaaattatattttagcaatattttgtctctttaaatacagtaacgaagatCTGATAAATTGAAAcagtttctttaattttttgttgctgACCAATTCTTAGCTTTTTGTAACGAtaaggcaacgacagtcattataacaaagttattctgtttcatacacatcatgcctGCCTACGAGTtacttgtatgtaactttgtgagtgattattttatattttttaaacaaaaaacgccAAAAAGGTAAACCTTCAACACAAGCATGTGGCTCAACATCAGATCATCGACGAGTTGATCGTTGGTGGCTCCTGTTGATCCTCTCCCCTCCCAGGACGATAATCGATCATCCAAGGTACAGAGGAACTGCTGGTGAAGAGCCACAAGTGATCCGATTCCTCCAAAGAGCTGGTTCGCCGTGTTTTCGGGAAGAAGAGATTCAGAACCTTCTTTCTGTAGTGCTGACTTGAACCACtggaaaaagtttaaaaaatcgttaattTTAATGTCACTTTTTATCACAGAATGTAAAGTCTAGCTAAATACCAGACGAAATGTCAAAAAACACtactttttataccagatgagccgcaaaaacaatattaacattacggttggtagcagaagtaacagaatacaaAATCTTAAGTtcgataaaaaaacataattcaGAATTAAAAAGCATTTATAAATCCACAACACAAAGCAATAATCAAGTAAACTGGTACTTACTGTTGTGATAACTTCTAAATCTTTAACATATGTTCGTTCAGTTGTAAGTATTTCCTTTGCAATGTAGTAAGCTTGTGATGACGGGTAGCGCTGTAAGGATAAAATGTAAGGATGAAAATTAGAAACTTGCTGAAGTCAACGTGATACAATAAATTCCtaaatatctttatatttaGGAATGCAGTAACTCGGTAACACGATTTTATGGAAATATGcggtttaaaaagttttagtcTGAATATGAGTAAACATAGGGGGCATGGGAGCCTATTTATATTAAGAGCCCTTGAGCaaaataatgatttattgAGTACAGCATGGGTTTTAAGAGCTGCGGTTTAGAGTGTTGTGTGTGAATAAGTAGGACAGAGTGTTAGGAGTGtcaatttgttaaatttaaataaacttaagtGACATTGCATCCTCCCCCAAAAGAAAACacattaatttaaagaattcaAACACAGAGTCATTcacaaaattttgtaaacttcAATGgctaaaataaaacctttttatagTAAAAGCTTGGTTGCTACTTGCTAGCTATGgcacaattattttaaacttgaagTTACAGAGCCATTTAACACTTGGAGTGAAAGCTTAAATGAGATTGAAACAAAGGGATCAGGAAACTATTATTTATGCGAGTATGTTTGAAATATGGCTAAGATAAGAATGACATTTTcgacaaaacaaaacagtttgtGTTTCAAATTACTGTTTAcaggtaaaatttttaaacaacccCAATTTAGCGGTTTTGGTTAACTCCCCATGTTTGgcaagttttgtaaaattattattattttaatttctgtttagTTAAACGATGGTAAACGTGCTGATTTTCAtgcagcccattagtgaccactgagttggagcaatgtatttaaaactgtctttaaaataaaacttatcaCGTGTTTAGTCCGCTTACAGTTTCATCAATTGGTATTTAAACCAAtcaattgtttataaatttgaaaaacctcatttacattaaaactaaTCTAATGTTTTGTTCACATTAGAATTAAAACAGatgtttagtttaaagttACGAAACGTTTTTGATCAGTTGTTCAGATAACGTTAAAACTAATAAGGTATTCAGTTAGAGACTAAAACTGatcagttgttgttttaatcaaaactCATTTACTTATCAGATGTTTAGTTCACATTAAAACTCCTTAGATGTTGGGTTAACTTACCGTTTCACTGCTCAGCGATGACGTGGACTTCAGCCCTCTAGTGGAGAGAAGTCCAGGAGGTGAAACAACGCTCGATGCAACGGATCCGTTAACCGAAAGTGCGGAAACTTCAGTGAGATCATTGGGGTCGGACATGCCACCTAACAGAAAAATCCAgtgttttttagaaaaaggtaaggatctggtgctacgaaaatgtaacaaacaaaatcaagtccaactaaatgtattaaacaaatatatatttcgccgAAAAaggtaaggatctggtgctacgaaaatgtaacaaacaaaatcaagtccaaccaaatgtattaaacaaatatatatttcgcctacaTCACATCGACACTCTCttcttcaaattaaaattttcaaacaagTGTCCTTAAGTTTTAGGTAACTAAAAATTCATGTTTATATTACTATGTTGCTTCTGCTACCTGGCAATGTAAAGACACACTGGACAAGACATATAATGGCCATTTCTAcaactcattcattcatttattgttaTCACATTAGGACTATTGTTGTAGGAAATATTTACCTGAATGTAGATTAACAGGGGATGGAAGAGGTGCCACTTGCTCAGCAGATTTTGACTCATTCTGTGACTCAGCAGTTTGAGCAGTGGTGtctgaatatttaaaaaaatgagctCATAACGTTTGTTTTACCAAGATGTTTAAAAcggttttacaaaaaattcaacatacaatgtttatgattttacaaatgtaaaaatgtttgaaataaaacaatttactaaagaaaaaatgtaacattttttttttgttttacaacttttagagacagaaatttttttgaaagtaAGAAACTAGTTAAAACAGGTTTGTGTTAGTTTAATAAGTCAGTTATAACTAGTTAGAACAGGTTGTTATTTTAGTTGACAAAATGCAAAGTTACCTTAATGTTGAAGAAAAGGTTGTTAAAAGTATAATTTCCCAATCACAAATGACAAATTGTAGTAAATACCTGTAAATAACTCAACCTGCAACTTGAATAAAAGGTTCCATATTCTAAGAACACCACTGTTTCACCTTAAAACCTAAAACCTGCATAATTTCTGTGTATTTTTCcttctaaattttaaaactcattttttgcCTTGTTTAACTTATTCTGTTCAAAAGTtgaagaaatatttgtttcaaacctAACAGcaactttattttacacaaagtaacTCAAAACAACGAACATAAGTTAATAGACACAGAAATTCCACCGttcaattgtaaaaaatgtacagTTTTGGCTTGATGAACAAGTTCACAGTAAAAATGcacaatgaataaaaatgggagatgacaaatttaaaatgaactttGTGTGAAAGTTTTGGCTGAAATTTAATgacaaatagtttgtttttggGCTCTTATCGTAAAAGGATTAAACTTGGTgggtaaaactataaaaacatcATTTGTTTAATGCAAGGAACTGATATTTTCATGGCTTTATGgacttttataataaaaaatttaaaagcacGGATGCAGAAATTTACGGCTACCTTTTTTGGCAATTTTGCTACATTTTGAAACGGCTGAATTTCTAATCAGGGAAATTTGTtgacaaataaaatgttttaaatcagTAACACAGAAGGCCCGGCTACAAATGACAACTGAGAGAAAGGCGAGGCACCGCATCATGCAACATGCAGTTAATGGAAGAAATAAGAGCAAACAGCCAGCCTAACTCCTAACACAAGTCAGGAATTCTTTTAACCAAGCGCCAACAAAATccgatttaatttaaaccaattttgtgttgttttttttctcacTGATTTTAGCAAAATTACAGCCAACTGCGAAAATTTCGACACTGATTCGAAAAGCAAAGCATTTCTTCTAGCACCTCACACCTGACCTGGTTCTCAAAGTTGAAGCGTGTCTTCATAATTGTGGTTTCTATACAACCCTGGACCAAAACTCTCGTTGTTGTTCGCGTTACGGCCAACCAGAGACAcattattgttgttaaatccATCGGAAACATTATAGAATGAGGTATCAGCTTCTTGCATGGAAAGAACATCCACACTGCTCGATAACTGATGTCTATTTGGAGGAGCTGTGTGCTGATCCAGTTTATCCACAGATAAAGACTCGCGGATTCGGTCAAACGAAGCTTCCATCTCAACTGCAAAGGAAGAAAGAGCATCGTTGCTCCCATAGTCAGGTGCAGTGTAGTGGTCGTCAAACTTCATGGCAATGGGTGTGAGTATGTTTTTTGGAGGTAGGATTCGCTTATTAGGGGTTGTGAGTCTGAATTCACCATCAGACATCATTTCGTCTTCATACATCTCGTTCTCGCTGTCGTCTAAATCCGACCCTTCGTTGGAGCCGTTACACGCGAGAGTTCTAGTGGCGATGTCGAGCTCATGGAGAGCTTTGTCGATATCGGAATCCATGTTCGATGTTTCAGCATCATCTGGGATAGGGGGGCGAGTTGGTACGGAGTAGAATCCCGCTTTTATCATCTTCTGTTCAAGTGCTGCATACTGGCTTGGTGTTCGTGGCTCTCCAACTCCCATACCAGGTATGCTAACTTCACTGGCAGAAAGACTGATGGTCTGGTTTTGATCATGGATGCTTTTCAATGCTGGGTTTTGGGGCCCAGCGCTCAGGTTTTTCGAGGCGTTAGATTCACTTCTTCGCGGCGGTTTTCGAAGTTTTACTTTGATGTTGAGGTCATCTGTGTTGATGTACTCCGCTGGAGTGTTTCCATTCATTTTCGGCCACTGACGAACTGGAGCAGGGGTGCTTCGTGCCGATTTAGGAGGTAAAGGGGGCGGAGAAGGGAATGTATCGCTTGTATCGTCGCCGTCGTCCTGCCCCGTTGGCGGTGGTGGGGGTGGAGGAGGGGGTAGGGGGTGACTGTTGTATTTATAGCTCGAACTACTGCCTGACCTGGTGGAGTTAGACCTGGACTTGCTTATTCTGCTGGCTGGGCTGTCTGCTGAACTGGTGTTGGATTTAAGAGTATCTCGCGCATTCTCACTGTTGTCATTTGTGGGGGAAGTCGTTACTATTACGTCGTGCCCGTTCAAGATATCAGGGCTTTTTAGTGACGAGCGATCACTGTTATTCGAGTTAATATGTCCGTCATGCATCACGCTGCTGTTGTTACCTGGTGCCTCGTCAGGCGTCTCATGGCTTGGCACCGATACTACGCTGCTGTGGAGGTGTTCACTTTCAACTTGCCACGCAGCAGTTGCCATGCTTGAAGGCGACAACTCCTCTGGTTTTTCTTCCTTTTGTGAATAAACCAAACCATCTCCTTTAGAAGCCATGGTTAAGTCTGTGGAAAAAGAAGCATTATTTTCAAACCTAAAAAAAGGGTATTTCCAAACTTTTGGGAAAAAGTGTTTTTCtacaaacttcaacaaaaaaaaagtcctaaaagaaagaaaaagaagaaaacaaaaaaaagtccTAAACAAAGGCAGAATTGGGTCATCACCCCAAATTTAACAGCTAGTTTTATTTTAGGGCAGAATTGGCTCATACAACTAAGTTTTactgttacttttatttaaatacatattcAATGTAGTGTTAGTTGTTACACACCTGGTGTGGTTGTAACATGACCATTGACCTCAGCTTCTGTTTTGATTGGACTTGGTATACCAGAGTCGTCATGTTCCGTGGAGATTACTGACGGCTGTAACCAATGTTTCAATAATgaagtaaaaacaatattttaatataaaaatttaaggctccacaacataaaacataatttgttctttttcatagGAATGCGTGTCTAACTATTCCTACATCCCCCGGATTTTAGTAAGTTTGCCCTCAACATAGAAGtaagctgttttattttacatgggtgaggtGTTATTTGGGTAAGGTGCGATTTAAGCTAGATTTGACCCATCACCTCAACCCAAAAGTGGGATGTTCTATtccagtgctcttcaacctttttttggttggtgaacccctaaagtttttgcgacaaactcatgcacccctggttgttttaacgtaaaactaatgacgtttCGCAATTaccagtgatgcaagatatgaaattcatataaaaaaaaactgtaggaaagtggctaagtttgttaaaaatgttaaaaactgaatattactgttgaagtttgtgatgcacccttgtatacccttttgttTTGGTGTACCCCTAGCACATTTtggtgcaccgtgcacaccggttgaagagcactgttCTATTCGATCAGGTGGTATATAAGTTAGAAGTGATTTAAGACAGATTCGAACCACTACCCCAACAACCCATTACTACAACACAGAGGTGGgctgttttattctatattgttatatatgggtgaagtgTGATTTAGGCTcaatttggcccattacccaaacacccccattactccaacacagAAGATGGTTCTTACCGTAACAGTTATAGCTGGAGAGTTAAACTGTGGTGTTCGGTTATTTGGTTGGATGGTTGGTTTCCTCGCTGAAGCTCGAACAAACGTTGTACGACGGAAGTTGCTGTTGCGTACTAACTCATGAAGCTGTTTCTGAGTTTTGCCGCTGGGTGTAATACGAAAATATGGTCAGTAATATAATTGTATAGGGATGTATATTCAAATGATTGTACAGGAAAATATGGTCATATCtaggaatatttttaaaaaatatggtcAATTATAAGgttgtataaaaaacatattcatATTTGCAGTTGTGTAGGAAAATATGGTTAGTTCTGATTCGGtagcattttttataaagctaTGTTTAACATAGTACTTTCAGTAAATTTTAGGCAGGAAAAAATTATCATATTTAAGATTGAATAGGAAAATGTGCTCGGGTTTTAGATGGTAAAGGGAAATGAAgtcaattttttatataatttcatATGTAAGTGATATAAAGTTCCTGGCTGTGATGTAACAGCCAGGCAAGGATAAGTGTTCAAGGTTATACAAACTTAGACTAACAAGAGAAGGCCtaatatttaagttaataCATTATAGCAATTCCTATAGTGATACCCACAACATAACACACCTATATCTAAACGTAGATCCTCTCTTGATTATCTTTGGTTTTGGGGCTGGGTCTGGGTGAATTTCGAGTCGGAAGAATGCATGATACTCGATACAGTGACGCCAGAAGTTTTTACAAGTGTCTCGTGAAGCCATAACGAAAACTAGGATATCTCCAACATTTTGACCATTtttctataatataaatgaacgaatgtaacttgttttatcctcacgtTGCTGGAAAAttacattcgttataacactggtgttcacacaccccgtgccagcttacgagttactatgtatgttactttgtaagtgtgTATAAATCCAAAGATTGTAATATGCTTGTACCATGCTACCAGACAGAAACCCACAAGTTATTCAGTAACAAGTGAGCTCTGCAAATATTAGCGGTGATAACAAAGGTGTTAAGTTAGGC
This window harbors:
- the LOC100177029 gene encoding FERM, ARHGEF and pleckstrin domain-containing protein 1; the encoded protein is MPHSSATVQVQMLDHSVHTYDVKVKSYGNMLLQSVMKDINLLESDYFGIQYTDRQGNRVFLDPLKKIKSQITNISNVVLHFVVKFFPPDPGQLQEEYTRYLFALQVKQDIVDGLLPCNENTLVVMASYIAQSEFGDWNSFDCSDLSYLRDLKLLPPLVDMNEHDLLVKVSENHKIRTGETKADSDYHLLDIVRRLEQYGLRLLPAKDQENTDIKLAVAHMGVVVFRGNSKINTFNWARIRKLSFKKKRFLIKLRTETSVDKNGQNVGDILVFVMASRDTCKNFWRHCIEYHAFFRLEIHPDPAPKPKIIKRGSTFRYSGKTQKQLHELVRNSNFRRTTFVRASARKPTIQPNNRTPQFNSPAITVTPSVISTEHDDSGIPSPIKTEAEVNGHVTTTPDLTMASKGDGLVYSQKEEKPEELSPSSMATAAWQVESEHLHSSVVSVPSHETPDEAPDTTAQTAESQNESKSAEQVAPLPSPVNLHSGGMSDPNDLTEVSALSVNGSVASSVVSPPGLLSTRGLKSTSSLSSETRYPSSQAYYIAKEILTTERTYVKDLEVITTWFKSALQKEGSESLLPENTANQLFGGIGSLVALHQQFLCTLDDRLSSWEGRGSTGATNDQLVDDLMLSHMLVLKKYLASLENGESLITAIEEVGDAEPKFESLYREFELQKVCYLPFNSFLLKPMQRIAHYKLITERLMNYYEAESTLQQHPDLQSAYKEACVLCTATQERLKRAHNLQKMAQLRRDLIGVEHLLKPNRTFIREGSLYKLSRKGFQQRLFFLFSDCLVYTSKGVTSTNQFKVHAELPLQGMIIEVNEGESAVPNCFSILSASKTVIVAAATQEEMDKWLEDFSVAIARAGREMEMYESPLNNAAGSLSRLSMEQSSEDGEGSVRNSMERLKPPMQHRSNATMHVCWHRNTSVSSSDHLVSLKNQLSGYLLRKFKNSNGWQKLWVVFTNFCLFFYKSNQDESPLASLPLLGYTINSPTEADGIRKDFVFKLKFKTHVYFFRAESQYTYNRWIEVISSATVTSQRTRLFSRMDSYQ